One Thamnophis elegans isolate rThaEle1 chromosome 2, rThaEle1.pri, whole genome shotgun sequence genomic window, AGGAATTCGCCTCCCTTCTTTCAgtagggaaatatttttttctctctctccacctcgTTCAACTTTCGCCTCTCACCGACTCCGCTTCGGACGGAGCGGGAAAAGCCAGTCCACATGCGCGTTTCTTGAGAGCGGGGTTTTCCTCCAGTGGCGACTTCGCCAAGCGCGCCTGCCGGCCGAGTTTTCTGCAAACACCgcggctttttttttctttcttttggcgcTAGGAGCGCGAGACGCTTTAGCCTGTGGGGCGCGCGCGCGGGGGCTTTTTCCTCTCCACTCCTGTCTTAAAAGAGACGTCTCTcttgccccccctcccttccccgttctcctcccccgccccctttctcccctccgcctccattttttcttgttttattcccCCCCGCGCCCGCCCGCTTATATTTTTTGCCTTCGCCCTTTTTCTCGCATGAATCTCCTCGACCCCTTCGCGAAGATGACCGAAGAGCAGGAGAAGTGTCTGTCCGGCGCTCCCAGCCCGACCATGTCGGAGGATTCCGCGGGGTCCCCCTGCCCTTCGGGCTCCGGCTCGGACGCCGAGAACACCAGGCCCCAGGAGAACACCTACCCCAAGAGCGACCAGGACCTGAAGAAGGAGAGCGAGGAGGACAAGTTCCCGGTGTGCATCCGGGAAGCCGTCAGCCAGGTCCTCAAGGGCTACGACTGGACCCTGGTGCCCATGCCCGTCCGGGTGAACGGATCCAGTAAGAACAAGCCCCACGTGAAGCGCCCCATGAACGCCTTCATGGTGTGGGCTCAAGCGGCGCGGAGGAAGCTGGCCGACCAGTACCCGCACCTGCACAACGCCGAGCTGAGCAAGACGCTGGGGAAGCTCTGGAGGTAAAGTTGGGGCGAGGGCAGCCGGCTCGGAAGCGGCTCGGGGCTGCTCCCGGGAAAGGGCGCGAAGGCTCGCACGGCAGAGgtctttcaaacttggcaactttaagccttgtggacttcaactcccagaattctccagccagctggacaattctgggagttgaagtccatagggcttaaagttgccaagtttggggaccttgcAATATCGGCCAGAGGGACCTGGACAGCCCTAGGGTGGCTCCCTTGGGTGGTTGGATGGCTCGCTCGGCTCTCCTTTGGGGCCAGGTCTTGGGATTCCTGAGGGATGCCTCGCAGGagcctaagcatctctaaaatcctgatgcccccaccCCCTGtaaacatataattcttactttactcaaaaagtgaactctactcacgtggaggaagcctaaaagaccACTAACCTGGTTTTAAACAAGGTttaaattgcccccctgtggggtgtGGGCTCCAcattggggaccactggtctagtcCGATGGCAGGAGGCTGGAACTGGGCAGGAAGGCAGGCGGGCGAGCCTGGGCGCACGGATGGGGAGGTCGCTGGGCTTTGCGCGGGACTCGCTTTCAAAAAGGGGATCTGGGGTCAAAATcttgccccccctctctctctcctccagtcTAATTTTGTTTTAGGAGCGGAGTGGAGAGACAAAGAGTAGAAATCACTGAGTTAGGgttgaaaaaaaaccagaaatgacAAAGTTAATAACTTGAGCCCCACTCTGGAGAAAAACAGCACATCTTGGGTGTAATGATGATTGGCACAAGTTAGCGAGCGCTAACCAATAAGAAGTTGGCTTGGAAGGATGACTAGCAAGAGAAacgtggggtggggagaaaagagaaagtgagtcacCTGGCTGAAGCATAAGCTAatgacttgcaaaaaaaaaaaaaggctaaggGAGCCACTTTTGTAGATGCAGAATATGCTTGGAGTGAGTTTAGATGTTAATCCCCCAAATCGAGAAATCCTGGTATCTGAGCTGTGGCTGAAGCTGCTTATGTGCAGGTGTCTATAGTGTTTGAGTAGGATGAGAAAAGAAGACCGGTTGCTATCTTCTGTCTTCTTTCTTGCAAGGAAGGGAATAAAGCCCCAGAGTGTTTGGAAGAATTGCTGAGAAAGGAGTGGTttaagtctttttttctttctttcttgcaagaGGCTCTGGGAAATTTTGCAGTGTGTTTCTACCCAGAGGGAAATTCAGGAATAGCAGACTGCTAAAGGCTGCTTTTCCTGGTGCCTGTCATTTTATATTGGATTTTATACATCTTCTATTTTGTCCTTTGCATTATCAGAAGTTCATTCTACCCAAGTTTGGGTCTTCTGACAGCTGCCTGCAGCGATGCTGGCCTAGGTGCAGTGGCAGGAACGTAGGGTAAATTTCTAGCAAATCGAAGGTGCTCTATGTACTAAAATCAGGAAGCTTAAGCTTTGGGTAGAACTTAATCAACCAATGCATGGCTTTGTTTTAATTGCTCAGGTTATTGAATGAGAGCGAGAAACGCCCATTTGTGGAGGAGGCTGAACGCTTGAGAGTGCAACATAAAAAAGACCATCCAGACTACAAGTACCAGCCACGAAGGAGAAAGTCCGTGAAGAACGGACAGGCTGAGCAAGAGGAAGGATCGGAGCAGACCCACATCTCTCCGAATGCTATCTTCAAGGCCCTGCAGGCAGATTCGCCCCAGTCTTCATCCAGCATGAGTGAAGTACATTCACCTGGAGAGCATTCTGGTGAGTGTGCCAACTTCCCCTCcttggagaagaagaggaagaacatCCGGTGTAGACAGGTCTCCTAAAGGCAGTCCAGTTAGCAGCCTGTTGCTTTTCTGGAGCAGTTTGCCAAGGAAACATAAAAGAGCTAGATAGCTATTGGTAAAAAGCAATAGCTTTCATGTACCTACAAGGCAGGTCTTCAAATAGGTCATCCTTCAACAGTTCAACGTCAACTTAATTGCTTTGCTGAGCCATTCCACCAATAGTACTAATCTTAGTTTTCATCTCAATGTATTACCATAACTTATAAACTATAAACACCTGTTATTGTAGCCTTATAAAGCAGCCAGTTTTCAACTACATGCAACAATCTGCATTGGTATTTCATTCTTTTTGGCAGGCTCTCCATCGTCTCTTTTGCATCCATCCAGAGTTAATCTTTAGCTAAGTTATCACTGCCATGCAACACCTTCTGCTCATTAAAAGTGGCCGCTGGTGGGAGTTTTATGGCCCTCTGGCTGTGCCTGttatcagaagggaaagagaCCCAGGTGTGGCTTGCTTGCCCTGTGACTTCAAAGGCATCAAAGAGAACCTGTCCCCTTTGTAACAACTACTATCTCCTTTATATTCCTTACAGGGCAATCTCAAGGGCCACCTACTCCTCCTACCACTCCCAAAACAGATGTCCAGCCTGGTAAGCAGGACCTGAAACGGGAAGGTCGCCCACTGCAGGAAGGAGGAAGACAGCCGCCCCATATTGACTTCCGAGACGTGGACATTGGGGAACTCAGCAGTGACGTCATCTCTAACATTGAGACTTTTGATGTTAATGAGTTTGACCAGTATCTCCCACCCAATGGCCACCCAGGAGTTCCAGTCACCCATGGTCAGCCTGGCCAAGTCACCTACACAGGCAGCTACGGGATCAGTAGCACCACAGCTACCCCAGCAGGCACTGGGCATGTCTGGATGtccaagcagcagcagcagcagccgccaccTTCTCAGCAGCCACCCTCCCAAGCTCAGCCACAACCACCGCCCCCACCGCCGCCGCAGCACACACTCACCACCCTGAGTAGTGAACCAGGCCAGCCTCAGCAGAGGACACATATTAAGACCGAGCAGCTCAGTCCCAGCCATTACACTGACCAACAGCAGCATTCACCTCAGCAGATCAGCTACAGTTCCTTCAATCTCCAGCACTATGGCTCTTCCTACCCGACCATCACTCGCTCCCAGTATGACTACACAGACCATCAGAGCTCCAATACCTATTACAGCCATGCTGCCAGCCAGAGTTCCAGCCTTTATTCTACATTCACTTACATGAACCCCACCCAGAGGCCCATGTACACCCCAATTGCAGACACTACGGGGGTACCTTCCATTCCTCAAACCCATAGCCCACAACACTGGGAACAGCCAGTCTACACGCAGCTCACCAGACCATAAAGTTCTGAAGAATGGTGTCAATTCCCCAgacttacaaaaatatttttaagctaAAAGTGAatggaagagaggaaaaaatatcCCAGAATGCATTGTGCACTACAGCATCCCTTCAAAACTGACCAGATTATTCTCAATCAAGAAACATTCCATGATGGACTAAATACTTTGATTTGAAGgcagtttttttattttcttcaaacaGCCAGCTTAGCTTGCATAGGTATGaacttgttaattatttttaacaataactaaaaacaaaaaaatgaaaaaaatataaactCAAAAGTATTCCTCTGTGAGGAATATtctctattttaaatatttttagtatGTATTGTGTATGATTTGTTACCAATATGATGGAATTTATACGTACTTGTTTTTagagaaacttttaaaaactgctttttcctttttggggtgggtgggtgggatggggaCAGTTGAACCACACTTAGCAAAAGAATATGCCTTAGCTTTTTTCCCTGCTGTCAGAGGTATTTTTCTATAGTTAACAGTCATTTTTAGAGACTAAAATGTGTGCATTAAAaatcaaggaaaagaaaattttgaggaaaggaaagaagtgctCATTAACATGATTGTGGGAATTTGGAAAGAGGCTTCTATTTTTCTAGCATGGAAATAAAATACggggagaaaaaaagatgaaagaaaaagcaaGGAAACCTTGAGCCTTAAAGTAACACTATCAGACGCCTTAAAGAAAAAATCCTGTGAAATCTTCCAAAAGACTTGCACAGTTATCTTCCAACCTGCCAAGGGAAAATATGGAACTCCCAAGAAGAGAGCTCAGTTTTACAGGTCTgaagctttttaattattattattattattttatttgcaacTACAAGCACCAAGTTATGAAGCCAGAATCCACATTCTCTACCTTGATCCCTTCAGTTTCCAACACCAGGCCAATATTTGTGAGACAAATGCAGTCAGTCAAAAAATCAAGAGTCTTCCCTGTAAATTGCATGAAAAACTAGAATACTTTATTCCATGAAGACAGCTTACAAAAGGAGGAGATGGGAATGACACAGGAACACCAGCTTTAGCAAGGTTCATGGATGACAGTAGTAGgtggtttttcttcttttaaaattatatatatttattttgtgaaaAAGATGTTTTTAATCAAGAggtttgtttttcaatttcccCCTTCCACGTTAGAAATCTTAGTAATGTAAACAGAAATACCAGCATTTTACTCAGAGGGTATATGGTACCTAATTGTTAAATTATGGTCTAAATCAATaaccctttattttatttatctctcagtctttgtttttgtattttattattccttCGGAATGTGTCTTAGGTTTGTACAAATACCTGGCTCCCATTTGTCTTTctatcttttctatttctttggtCAGAATAAACTGGAAAGCTTTTGTGTTGTTTTCCTCATTGTACAAACAAAGCATGGCTAATTAGTGTATCACTGAGTTATTTCTGCCTGAATACTTTTAGACTCATGATTTGGACTGGGCTAAATTAATAGAACAGCATGCAGAGCACAGAAAGTAAGAGTGGACTTGAACCACTCTTTCGTTTGTGAAAAATTCCCCAGGTTTTAAAGCCAAACAGCAAACCTTCCTTTACATGCTGATGACTGACTTGCAGGGATTTCATTTTGCATGAAGGAACATTTAACAAATTCCCTAAATTGCTATCCAAAGTGGTTCAATCCACTGTATTGCCTTAAGGTTCCACCTCTTTATCCTTTCCTCTGGGTAGGCCTAGGCTTATTCTGCCCAAGTGAAGCAAAGCAACAGTGAATGTAAACCAACAAAGCAGGGAGTGGCACATTTCCATTAAGATTTTATCTGTCCCTTGAAGATGCCGTAGAAATGAATGGATGTTGTTGGAACCACCAGACAATGGATGCTTCTCAATTTGCCTAACCAGCCTTTCATTTCATTTGGGAGGAAAATTAGAGAAAGCGACACTGGTGAACTTATGGCCAAACAGTTAAAATATTGCTTTTGGAAAACGTTAcccaactttttttattttaaaatgttatatttgtTAATTATTTTATAGGGAATTCAGTAGAAGAAAAACTTAAAGCACTCTTATCATATGGTATCTTttctacttctatattaaaaaaaagcagaTCTCTTGAAATTATTTGTGTAACTTAAATAATGTCCTTTCAAAAAGATTAGTTTTAGATAAAAGAACACTTTTTCAGTCATTTTGTTTGCAAACCCTTTGTGTCTCTGTAAAACTtatctttttgtatattattgtttGCAATAAATATACATTGTATTAAACTTGGAATGAAAGAGCTATTTTAGCTGCAATTCTGGAAGTGATCCTAACTACCTTAGTGAAGATGCATAGTTTTTTTTGATGCAATTATATCTACTGGTGACATaacctatatacagtatattggaaAATGTGTACACTGTTCTGACCAAAGTCGAATTTGGAGTGTACAACATCACCCATCTACAACTCTTTAAAGCAACTGCATCTTTTCCTAGGAACACATAATTTGGAAAAATCACAACTGGTTTAAATAGTAGAAACAGGTGTTACATTCTTCATAGTAGTTTTGGAATTAGGTCTACAGACTTGTACAACCCTATTCTATAATAACAGCTATCAGACTCAAATCAGTTTACAAATTATCACAAAATTAGCTAACCACCTTTTGGACTTGAGAGTCTGTTTAGATGTGTTGCTTGCTAATTCATGGATGTCCCAGCATTTAAAACTACCGgaggttttatttttctttttaacattccAACATATTATTTCTTACAAAATCTGAAAATACCATTTTCTTTTCAGTACACGATTACATATCCTGGACAATGTTACATAGATTATGGTAACTTAGTTTCGTTGTCTTCAGAATGCATAAAAATACCTGACCAGTTCCAACATCTTTGACCAAACAGCATTTTTCTAAAGGAATTACAAAAACAAGCCTGAATGATTCAAGACCATGTAATACAAAATTTGGAACATTTGCTGGGCCTTATTTAAAATGGCTAAGGAAATATGATTCAGAAACTTCAATTAAAAATTGTATAATTAAATGGATGTAAATTGAAAACAATATGAACAACAGTGGGAATTAcagtggaataaaaaaaaatagtagtaaATATCATACTTAGAGAAAACTGGTATAAAATGTATTGCAAATAATATACCACTCCAGTATGGATTGTTAAAGATAGtaatacattttctttaaaaaaaggtataTGAAGTGTAACTATCAAGTTAGATCTTGCCCTCATGTTAATGGTAATGTACTATAAAGCCCAGAAATTTGGAAGaaaatctttaaaagaaaaactgatTCTAAAAGCTGAATTTCCTTTCCAACTTGCAATCCTTCTATCAAATATTACTAAAACTTATTTCTACAGAGCATACCAAATTACCTTTCTACCTGCCAAAAGCATCTAGGGTACCTTACACTTCTCGTTAGAAAATACATACAATTTCTATAGCAGATAAAGAGCAAACACAGTATGCTTCATTGTCTAAGAtgatttcacattttaaaaataaatctgaccCAGAATTCAATTTAATGTGAAAACTAGGTTTGGACTGTAATTCTACCCATGGACTTGTACCATATCTGTACCAA contains:
- the SOX9 gene encoding transcription factor SOX-9 isoform X1 encodes the protein MNLLDPFAKMTEEQEKCLSGAPSPTMSEDSAGSPCPSGSGSDAENTRPQENTYPKSDQDLKKESEEDKFPVCIREAVSQVLKGYDWTLVPMPVRVNGSSKNKPHVKRPMNAFMVWAQAARRKLADQYPHLHNAELSKTLGKLWRLLNESEKRPFVEEAERLRVQHKKDHPDYKYQPRRRKSVKNGQAEQEEGSEQTHISPNAIFKALQADSPQSSSSMSEVHSPGEHSGQSQGPPTPPTTPKTDVQPGKQDLKREGRPLQEGGRQPPHIDFRDVDIGELSSDVISNIETFDVNEFDQYLPPNGHPGVPVTHGQPGQVTYTGSYGISSTTATPAGTGHVWMSKQQQQQPPPSQQPPSQAQPQPPPPPPPQHTLTTLSSEPGQPQQRTHIKTEQLSPSHYTDQQQHSPQQISYSSFNLQHYGSSYPTITRSQYDYTDHQSSNTYYSHAASQSSSLYSTFTYMNPTQRPMYTPIADTTGVPSIPQTHSPQHWEQPVYTQLTRP
- the SOX9 gene encoding transcription factor SOX-9 isoform X2, whose protein sequence is MTEEQEKCLSGAPSPTMSEDSAGSPCPSGSGSDAENTRPQENTYPKSDQDLKKESEEDKFPVCIREAVSQVLKGYDWTLVPMPVRVNGSSKNKPHVKRPMNAFMVWAQAARRKLADQYPHLHNAELSKTLGKLWRLLNESEKRPFVEEAERLRVQHKKDHPDYKYQPRRRKSVKNGQAEQEEGSEQTHISPNAIFKALQADSPQSSSSMSEVHSPGEHSGQSQGPPTPPTTPKTDVQPGKQDLKREGRPLQEGGRQPPHIDFRDVDIGELSSDVISNIETFDVNEFDQYLPPNGHPGVPVTHGQPGQVTYTGSYGISSTTATPAGTGHVWMSKQQQQQPPPSQQPPSQAQPQPPPPPPPQHTLTTLSSEPGQPQQRTHIKTEQLSPSHYTDQQQHSPQQISYSSFNLQHYGSSYPTITRSQYDYTDHQSSNTYYSHAASQSSSLYSTFTYMNPTQRPMYTPIADTTGVPSIPQTHSPQHWEQPVYTQLTRP